One Gossypium hirsutum isolate 1008001.06 chromosome A08, Gossypium_hirsutum_v2.1, whole genome shotgun sequence genomic window, CCAAACTTATATCAAATGCAGGTTCCTTCCTTTTTATAAGGTCATAAAGAAGCTAGTCAATTTAGACATCGTAGTTTCCCTTATTATGACCAACTTACTTCCATATACGCAAAAGATCGAGCCACtaggaaagatgctcaaacaacTGTTGATATTATTAAAGAAATAGATGTTGAGGATGAAGCTGATGTTTCCTTGGATGAGATGGATATCTTGGCTACACAATTGCATCCGTCGAAGCCAAACTAAGATGATTCcacattttcaaagaagaaaaaattatGATGTAAGTGAACAAATTTATTCTACTTCACTTATTGATGTTGCCACGTTATTAGAGGAAAACATAAGGACTATTGGCCCTGAATTAAATATAGGTGTTGCCTCAGAAGTGCTAATTCAAAAGAACTCACAAATGCTCATTCAAGAAAATGCCCAAAAATTATATCTGGCCTTAGAGGAAGTAGAAGGATTAACTAAAGATGAACGCTTTCTTGCACCGAGCAAAATTCCAAACTAACTAACGCAAATGCTTATTTTCTTAAGTCTACCTTCTTTTGTATGATTGGAATGAGTGTGAAGATTTATTTCTATACATTAAAAGTCATGAATGTGTTGGTAATGTTTTGGTAACTTTTTGTATAtgtaatatttggatggtataatgacatgatagaatgaCACAGACTGttgtaactttttgatgttgtaaaatttaacatatagatTATGATATATAAGCTAATGACATCAAgtaactttttgttaatgtatgaactttatgtttggatgtaaaatataattcttaAGCTATTCATTACTTCTAATCTTTTGCTGTTTAGTTTAGaggataattaaattatttgtttcgctAATGATATTctagcacattaaatatgcattgtagtttaaaattaataaagtaggctatatattatttttctaatattagatattattatttttattaattcatattttaataataattatattaagaatgttattaaattatatatttttattttattaaattatatttaataataatcctattaaaatttaataataataacaataatcatctatctAAAAAAATTTTGCTAAGGATACTCTagtcattttagatttttttattctattagaacatttatttcattcaaccaaacacatgaatactattacagttctattccatttcattcaaccaaacaattaaattactgattataactctattccattacatgAACCAAACGTAATATAAGTTCACGTGGGCATTAATACTGAATTCGTAACATTTATATCACTGTAACATCATTATGTACATATTGTCTACTATAACACATTTCATATCCTTTCAGTACTTCATACAAGTTTATAATTATCACATTTGCaatactttacaaattagttcaTAACTCACGTTTCGTACTAAATCGTAAAGAATTTCCAAGTATAATTAAACATTCACACAAATAATTcagttatataaaaatttaaatatgattgTACCATATGAACTTACGTGTCAAAATTGGCAAACAATATGAATTGCAGagactaataaaaaaatttctctttttctcgGTTATCCTCAACTCGATTCAAATCTTAATCTATAAGataatcaatttcaatttatCACTCTCAAATACCGTATATCAACTAATTATATGCACGTGACatttaaatattcattttacaaaattttcttaaagtttcacattttattcaatttagtccctaaaatcgaaattgCTATAACTTTCAATTTCGAGCCTCTATTTCAAAATCGatatcaatttcatccttttacaaccttctaataattttatttataaaattttcacactAGATTCAAAATTATTGCATTTTAGTCTTTAAGTTAAAAACtaacaattttcactttacaaattagttcttTTTCGTATCTAAGCTTcaaatctaacaatttaacaccaaaacttcaagcattcatcaatggcatattttATGAACTTTAACAAGTACGAAAATTAATACATGGGTtagttaaatcaagctcccaagattttaaaacataaaaattacaaaaaaaaggaAACTAAATTAAAGCTTACCATTTTGTCTAAAAGAATAAAGCCCTAAGTTGTTTCCTCTATGTTTCTTTTCTCCTATTTCGAGTatagggaaaaagaaagaaatgaattcTTTCTTTCCATTATCATCTTTGTTTTAATctattttacatataataatttaaatataatttaatttttttttaattaaaaaaattcataccaAACCATCCACCAAGtactaaaatggtttattttctattttagatcttGTTTAAATCACTACTTCAGTCCTTTAACAATTAAAAAGTGtctatagcgattaacttttataaattttatgatttagttcttGTACCTTAATTTGTCACTAGTTCGACGAAATTACttttccaaaattcaattcacctatttAATAACTTCGtcaatatgtaataaaaatatttatgggcttaGTTTACAGAAACGAAGTCCCGATTCTTCATTTTCTGAAACACTTACTTTAGGGTCACTACACTTGTACTTTAGttaactatttatttaaaaaatcgtcatatcaaaatttaatataatatcaaaaataacttgtaaatattaatgaataatatttatggacAAGATTTTGAAAATCACCATTTCCAACACTTTTGAAAATCGGATTGTTACATGAATGTGTATTCAACCATGCTTGGAATACAGTTTGagctaatatttcaattttatccGTTACATTATTATTTGATTCCTTTTCTCCAGCTTTATTCTTCCATTCAAACTTTCTCTTctaaataatatgaaattgaaaactaaacaaaaagtacaaaattgaaaaagaaaaaaaaatttaaaaacaagaaCACAACCAAATCCTTGAAATAAACAAAACCCAATTTTTCAAAgttcaatattttttttcctttttcttgtttCATGTTCCATTTTCTCTAGATCTTTACATCTCTTTTTTATTGCTTGGGTCTTAGAAATTCAAGAATTTTAGATCGTTTTAAATTTCTTCCAtcaatttcatttctcatataAGTTATTTCTAAAGTTCTTTtcgctttttttttcttctatttttagattttttttaaataaatgagatAGTTTCATTTCTTAAAAAAATCTAGAACCTATCTCCATCTTAATCATTCTCTTTTGTGTCGATGAGCTTGTGGATATTTCAATGCTATTcaaatttccattttaatttcTTAGGTCTCATCATTTTTTGATCTATAATCACTATGATGGTGGGttactttgtttttattttattttttgtgtgcATGTTTTTGTTTTGGATACTTAGGaattgactttttattttttattttacatgttACTTGATCATTTAGAGAAACTATATGAGAAATGCTCATTTTCTAATGCAACACACCATGGTCATACTTTTTCTAGAAGTAGAAGCCATAATAGGGAGACTAAATTGTACCCTTGTTGATTTTACTTTTGAAAAGGTTATAGTGTTAACTCATACATTGCTATCTAATAAGATTAGGTGCCATGATTGAGCTTTTAGATGATTTTGAAGTTTAACTTATGTTATGTTTACATGCCCAAACTTTTGAAGAGTGTAATCCATTAAGTTAACATTGAATTTGATTCAAAGTTTCTATTGATTATATAAATGTTCCTTTTGCATTTTCCAAAATTGTATTAATGTGTGGTGGTTTAATTAGAAACAAGATAGTGAACAATTGTCGCTTTGGGTATGTACATTTGGTAGATTTAAGATACATTGGTTAATTATCTTGGTTTCTTTGGCAAGCATTTGTAACACCATTGTATTAACTTATATGTTTGGTTATGTTATAGaattcttattctttcatatCAAGTAATTCAACCCAAATGAATATTCCTGCGAGTAGGAACTAGAGTTTTAGAATAATAAAGACTTTAACAACCTTACAGAGTTGGTAACCAAAAAGGAAGCCGTTGATTCTATGTTAAAACAATAGAGACTGATATATAAGTTATAGTTTTTATTATTGCCAATTTCACAAGTTGCTGCAATAGTAAAATATTCTAGGTTGCATAAGCTGGATTTTGCTTTGAATTTGTATTATTTCTTGGGGTCCATGTATTTGTTGAGAATTTAGTGTAtgttaagttcaatttttgtGATTCGGGATTGATGAGGCCATGTAAtgttgaggttttttttttctttggcttcattaattagattatgtttttactttcaaaaaaaaagaagaagaagaagaagtaactcctataaaattttgttctatATTCTTTGTTTCTTTGGTATTGGCATATGAAAATTAgcaaattatttttatcaaacttacgtttttatttatttgcttgtagtTGAAGCGATTAAATGGAATAGGTAATAATATGATGTTGGGTTGGTTTGCAAGTCAACAATGGGAATGGTTTTATTGCTTTGGAGAGTTAATTTAACTATTAGTTACTATTATTAGTCAGTGtgtttataaatttatagatttgTTGATAGGTGTATAAGCATGACAAGTGATTgattttagggtttgggttttttGTAATGTTTATGGTCTCATAATATGTCTTTAAAAGatattaaccatttttttattataatggtTACTTATGTAAACTTATGGTAGTGGATTTTGATAATTATGGAGGTGTGTTTTCTTTTTCTAGATTATTTTAGATTAATGGGTCAATAGGAAAatgatgattaaaataaaaaccagTAAGAATTTGAGTTGATTTAGATTTATTATCGTTATATCGTTAAGGAGAAAAACAATACAACAGGAatcaatcattttatttatttatttttagatatttttatatttaaaaatatatcaaataatatattagtttttaataatcttaacatttcttttaaaaaatttaaaagaacaaATCTATCCAGTACAGGAAAATAGagttttagcggcatttttttttttttttgcctttagcggcgctttcccaggCATCGCAAAAAACATCGCTATATATAACGCCGTTAAACTTGGCggcgtttttttgaaaaaagcgccgctaaaagtcctAGTCTTTAGCGGCACTTTCTTAAAAAACGCCTCTAAAGACCAGGACTTTTCGCggataaaacgccactaaagaccaagacttttagcggcgcttttataaaaaatgCGGCTAATTTGCCCAGTTTTGCAATATCTATTTTTGCACCTATATCCAACCCTCCTGCaagaaattcaaccaaaaacagtaaatataccatgaaatccaaccaaaacccgcaaatttaaataatacaaaattatacgaaaaatatattatataaattgtaaatgaatattcaaaatattcttacaataatgttaaaagttacaagaaaataaatGTCTAAGATGAGGGATTTTGAAATTGCTGGAACATAGTCATCATAgactgaagctgtagctggagttcaTTGTATTTTCTGTTCTGCtctgcctccctcgctgctgcctccgcCTCCCGCCctgctgcctccgctctaagttgagAAATTTACTCATCTGTGCTAGCTTGTATCTGAACTATCTGATCTTTTAGCCTCTGAACTTCAACTTGACTTTGactcccggaaggcatgtattggtgcgaggtggatccaaaatattgggtcgggttaacaccagatccttgaaatctaacccgaccatacctttcaggacccaaaacttcattaataattatgttatcaatatcctcaaaattaacagaactatcaatcgaagcagttgcttcatactctgccttcttatcttttagtttctcctaataaatcagttaaagagttagaaacgaaatatacaataaaaaggaatacaacataacattatttaaattaaactaataaaaacgacgaattaaaacattataattaaatattataaatatttataatgaatcaaattttattaagtaaatataccataatttctgcagcctcAGATGTCATCGGAGTTCCATCTTTTTTCCTGtgcgtaatgtcaaaaagctgaaggcgtccaactttttgaccagacgaggcttcctacaatatagtagtaaatattatttaatagtaaaaagtcaTTAATACttgatagaattaataaatccatagtaccgcggcctgagctacacaagcaaaacttctcgatCCTGCCGTgtgcgtaaatttttgtttttgcctgctgcttgttctaactcgctcacggtcctacttaatgaaattattattacgtatatagtaaacactataaaccaaaaaatttataaaagtttgcaagtacataatacctctcctttcttcgaattccaaaatcgaaccgcatcttcccattggtacctcagcattcccggtgggacattttgcaatttttcttcgaggcttatgggttttttaaaatattattttttcaaaatgcttttatggtctctccattttttacccaatgccttcttgatataggcatcagagacctctaaagcaaacctctcctaaaaaacacaagtttagggagtaaatataaatgaaacttaaaccaaagtattataaattacattaacgttttgttaccttaatattagagagagcttaatttttattgctatcaggcatgttatgccatgattcgtagttgatgggcaacatattggcatttcgtgctataatgtccaaatagcctgctaaaagtcgagcttcttgtccaacaggctgaccatggctgtttctagttactttgacacgctcgatagaatttaagttatataaatctgttaggagcgtacgtcctcgacctttGCGCGTCCGaccattttcagctgaaaaataatatattattactatattgaaatttaaaaataaatcagtaataaaatttaatacaatttgtaaaataaacttaacattactttgaaattccacagactcgtcaagtgtctccggcacgcttgaagatccaacaactgtctgctgttcagtACTTACTTCTTCCGAATTTGTAGTATTCTGTACAATATTTAGATCtcttaatcttcttctaggcatttttcctgcaacacataaaatagttaaaattttagtaagaaataacaacaatagtaaatataaaatagttaaattatataacatgaccaatgttaaaattataacattacatacaaataaaaactcataaaatcttactacatcataaatcgtaaatatcttcgtccacatcctgacgaacccattgaaattgtgtactagtactaggggtattttcatttaagttttgttctggaaaaggcaaagtttctgatctttcaacaatgtcatctctacttccattcccCATGTCAAATAAGGCTCTAGGGGTGTTTcagagtacaacgtaccaaccctcatcaattggatcttttgagtaaaaaacttgtttaacttgagaagaaaatacatacggctcgtctatcaaatgttctccagtgtgaattaatcgagagaaattcaccattgtaaaaccaaaatgatcatttttaattccgcgagcagtattagcatcatcccaatcacatcgaaataagacaactttccattttccatagtaatccaactcaataatgtcggttagaagtccgtaatactccataTTTCCCTGACatgattactgtccctagcactagcataacttgtaattaaagaattaacaactactctacaattttgagttctcctcaatctctcgcgatatttggtatgaaatctgaatccattcatgatgaagccactatatctttttactactcgatTCGGACCTTGgaaaagccatttaacttcgtcattaacgatattcccactccaaacctattgaatcaaaagtaaattgagtaattgtaaatgttatgagaaaacattattatttgtcaataaaatgttgagttgcataccgtttggcttaaccattcatgaaaagattctgcgaATAACCTATTACTCtcgcgatgttgtaatcttcgtgaGTGTGAATGAAATCTTAagacttgtttgtactcactatgttaaaaacatgtttaatttgttaaaaaataaacaaatcaaaaaaagatgaatatttatcatattctagaacttacttgcgtaattgttcaagtgcatcgtggtggaaaagaacatatctatgtgcttgtatccaagatcggtcatctaattctgcaatttcaactttgccgattggttttccataactttgaaataaataaatttcggCCAAGCTAGGATCATTGAGTCCGGCATtcctacttggtctattcaatcttgtttcaacatcttctaaatatctagaacataatgtcatacactcctctgccaagtagccttcagcaatcgatccttccgGATAACGCTTGTTACagcaataagacttcaatttacttaggaacctaaacaccatatacaacattatcaaaactggtaactataggtataaaggtggaatgcctttgaaataaattagcacctttcaatTGGATACATCCAACGATAAAAAACTGGCCCACCAATTATTGCTTCATGAGGGAGATGAATGACAAGGTGTACCATAATTGTGAAGAAGGAatgtggaaagatcttctccaaattgcataatgtcaaagcggctcgatcttgtactttttcaagttcttcaacattcagaactttgccacaaattgctttcattatattggacagtTTAATAATACTGGACGTTACCTTCTTTGACATtcagcaccgtaaagcaactggaagtagatcttacatcaagatgtgatagtcatgtgattttaatgaatatagtcttcgatctttaagacttacacatcgagatatatttgatgcatacgtaTCCGGAACCTTTATgtccttcaacaccgtgcagaacatttctttctcttcctttgacattgaaaaaattgtaggcggcaaccaatattttccattaggacgtacttggggatgaagatcacgcctaattcccatgtgaactaaatcaagtcgaatctgaagattatcttttgatttacCATCGACGTTTAAAATTGTCTGGatgatg contains:
- the LOC121204548 gene encoding uncharacterized protein yields the protein MLRYQWEDAVRFWNSKKGEEASSGQKVGRLQLFDITHRKKDGTPMTSEAAEIMEKLKDKKAEYEATASIDSSVNFEDIDNIIINEVLGPERYGRVRFQGSGVNPTQYFGSTSHQYMPSGSQSQVEVQRLKDQIVQIQASTDE
- the LOC107920335 gene encoding uncharacterized protein, whose amino-acid sequence is MPRRRLRDLNIVQNTTNSEEVSTEQQTVVGSSSVPETLDESVEFQTENGRTRKGRGRTLLTDLYNLNSIERVKVTRNSHGQPVGQEARLLAGYLDIIARNANMLPINYESWHNMPDSNKN
- the LOC121204549 gene encoding uncharacterized protein; the encoded protein is MSKKVTSSIIKLSNIMKAICGKVLNVEELEKVQDRAALTLCNLEKIFPHSFFTIMVHLVIHLPHEAIIGGPVFYRWMYPIERFLSKLKSYCCNKRYPEGSIAEGYLAEECMTLCSRYLEDVETRLNRPSRNAGLNDPSLAEIYLFQSYGKPIGKVEIAELDDRSWIQAHRYVLFHHDALEQLRK